The genome window ACGGTTTCCGCGGCACAGTTTATCCGCTGTGCCGTTTCCCTTTTAAGGAAGCCTGCCCGGAACAACGGACGATGCCACCAAGAAAAACGTTTCTCCTTGTGCTTCTATGGGTCGGCTGGAGCGGCCTTTTGAGCCTTCAAAGCGCCCAAGCCAGCGATGGAGCCCACTACCTGCTTTTGCGTGCTCGTGCCCACTACAATCCCTCGCTAAGCCCAAAACAGGTCGAAGCCGATCCTGCCCGCTATGAGGGCAGTGCACTGGAGGTGCAGGGCAAAGTAATGGGGTGGGCTGGCGGTGGCGATAACGTTACAGTGCTGCTTTTGCCAACAAACGATTTGAACGACCCCCTCTCGCTGAGTGTGCCTGCCACCGAGAGGAGTTTTTTTAACGCGCTACAAGATATGGGCGGTGCAGCCACCATTCGCGTGCTTTTGCGAGTGGAGGCTCTCGATGCCGATTCCAATATCCCCAAATATAAGGTGCTCGCCGCCGCTTTGGAAGACGATATCGAGGCCGCCTTAGCCGATGCGAAAACGCGGGCCGAGGCGCAAAAACTGCAGAAGATGTGGGATAAAGTCCAATGGCTGCAGGCCTTCCGGCGTTCCCTGCCGCCCGATCTGCGAGGAAGTATGCCCGCTCGAGGAGGCGAAATAAGGGCCCCTCTGGCCGTGGAGGGAGATGCTAGCGTGCAAACTGCCGTCTACACGGCTGCGATGCCGCCCGAACTTCGAACGATGTTCCTTCCCTATTTTCAGTATATCGCTTCTCGAAACCCCTCTTTGTCGGATCGGGAGGTTGGCCTGATTACCTACTGCTTGCTAACCGACTCGTATCAGTTGCAGGTGGACCCGCGGCTAACCGTCTCCATGATCATCGCCGAGTCGGATTTCGATCCGAAGTGCACCTCCAACAAAGGCGCCATGGGGCTCTGTCAGCTGATGCCTGACGAGGTACAGCGCTACGGTCTCACCGATGGCTACGACATCGCCCAGAATATTTGGGGAGGCGTGATGGAGCTGCGAGAGTGTCTTGACCGCTATCAGGCCTATGCCTCTCCGGATGGATCCCTCAGCGACGAGCAGATTCGACTGGCGATGGCGGCCTATAACGCCGGCCCGGGCGCTGTGAAGAAATATGGGGGGGTTCCGCCGTATAAAGAGACGCAGGAGTATGTTCGCAAGGTGTTGCGCTATTTCCACCAACTCTGCGGCACCAGTTCAACCCCATAACCTCCTTAGGAAGGAACCATGTTGCATAAAGTGATCATTCTTGGCTCGGGGCCGGCAGGTTACACGGCGGCCATCTATGCCGGTCGAGCCAATCTCCGTCCTTTGCTGATTGATGGCGGCGTAGGGCGTGGACAAGAGCTGCCCGGCGCCGGCGGCCAGCTGATGATCACCACCGAAGTCGAAAACTACCCGGGCTTTGCTGAAGGCATTCAAGGGCCGGAGTTGATGATGAATATGCGCAAACAGGCGCTGCGTTTTAATATTGAGCTGGTAGAGGATTTGGCCACCAAAGTAGACCTCTCACAACGTCCCTTCAAAGTTTGGGTTGGCAACACGGTTTATGAAGGGAAAACGCTGATCATTGCTACGGGCGCTGTGGCAAAATGGCTTGGCTTGCCAGAGGAAAAACCCGTTTGGGAGGGCGGCCTCGGCGGAGCCGGCATCTCGGCGTGTGCCACCTGCGACGGCTTTTTCTTTCGAGGCAAGGAGGTGGCCGTGGTAGGAGGCGGTGACACGGCGATGGAAGAGGCCATCTATCTCACAAACCATGCCACGAAGGTTACCGTTATCCATCGGCGAGACACGCTGCGTGCCTCCAAAATCATGCAGCAACGCGCCTTCAGCAACCCTAAAATCGAGTTCATCTGGGATTCCGTGGTGGAGCATGTGCACGACCCCGCTCTAAAGAGAGTAACCGGCCTCACCCTTCGAAATGTGAAGACGGGGGAGCGGCGTGAGCTGCCCGTATCGGGGCTGTTTGTTGCCATCGGGCACAAACCGAATACCGACCTCTTCGTGGGGCAACTTGAGCTTGATGAAAACGGCTACATACGAACGCATCACGACGTTCGTACGAGCGTCTATGGGGTTTTTGCTGCGGGCGATGTGCAGGACCACGAATATCGACAGGCGGTTACCGCTGCCGGGTCTGGCTGCATGGCGGCCATTCAAGCCGAGCGCCTTCTCGAACAAGAGGGCGACGCCATGCCTCAAACCAGCCCTGACTGGTGATCAGGAGGGCGCTTCCTCACTCGTGCTGGCTTAAACGTTTCTGCGCCTCGCCCTGAAGCATGGCGTGGGCCTCGCGCAGTATCTGTGGGATGCGATCGGCGAAGGGGCTCTGTGCCAGAGCCGAACGTAGCCGAGCTTCATCGAAAGAGGCGGCGTTGTTTCCCGGAAACCAGTGCCCCCCATTGCCCAAAAGGTTATAACGCATCCGCGCCCATTCCACCAGATCGAAGGCGCGTGCATAGGTCCAAAGGCGCAGTATCTCCATAACGTTGATCTCACCAGGAACCTCATGATACTCCGGAATCCCCTGCCACCATCCGTTTGCCCAGTCACGTCCCACTGCGCGCTCTAATTCCTCGCGAAGGCGC of Chthonomonas calidirosea T49 contains these proteins:
- a CDS encoding lytic transglycosylase domain-containing protein, yielding MPPRKTFLLVLLWVGWSGLLSLQSAQASDGAHYLLLRARAHYNPSLSPKQVEADPARYEGSALEVQGKVMGWAGGGDNVTVLLLPTNDLNDPLSLSVPATERSFFNALQDMGGAATIRVLLRVEALDADSNIPKYKVLAAALEDDIEAALADAKTRAEAQKLQKMWDKVQWLQAFRRSLPPDLRGSMPARGGEIRAPLAVEGDASVQTAVYTAAMPPELRTMFLPYFQYIASRNPSLSDREVGLITYCLLTDSYQLQVDPRLTVSMIIAESDFDPKCTSNKGAMGLCQLMPDEVQRYGLTDGYDIAQNIWGGVMELRECLDRYQAYASPDGSLSDEQIRLAMAAYNAGPGAVKKYGGVPPYKETQEYVRKVLRYFHQLCGTSSTP
- the trxB gene encoding thioredoxin-disulfide reductase, with the translated sequence MLHKVIILGSGPAGYTAAIYAGRANLRPLLIDGGVGRGQELPGAGGQLMITTEVENYPGFAEGIQGPELMMNMRKQALRFNIELVEDLATKVDLSQRPFKVWVGNTVYEGKTLIIATGAVAKWLGLPEEKPVWEGGLGGAGISACATCDGFFFRGKEVAVVGGGDTAMEEAIYLTNHATKVTVIHRRDTLRASKIMQQRAFSNPKIEFIWDSVVEHVHDPALKRVTGLTLRNVKTGERRELPVSGLFVAIGHKPNTDLFVGQLELDENGYIRTHHDVRTSVYGVFAAGDVQDHEYRQAVTAAGSGCMAAIQAERLLEQEGDAMPQTSPDW